In one Moritella sp. 5 genomic region, the following are encoded:
- a CDS encoding SRPBCC family protein, protein MPRITRSALLMYSADQMFNLVNDVNAYPDFLPGCTGTRILDEHDNQMTAAVDVARAGISKTFTTKNTLIPGQEVKMDLVDGPFKKLTGGWTFKALDETACKVTLDLDFVFSSKLVEVAFGRIFSDLVNNMVQSFTERAKEVYGVDQN, encoded by the coding sequence ATGCCACGGATAACGCGCAGCGCACTGTTAATGTATAGCGCTGACCAAATGTTTAATTTAGTAAACGATGTTAATGCATACCCAGATTTTTTACCAGGTTGTACTGGTACACGCATTTTAGATGAACATGATAATCAAATGACAGCAGCAGTTGATGTTGCCAGAGCCGGTATTAGCAAAACATTTACCACTAAGAATACGCTAATACCTGGGCAAGAAGTAAAAATGGATCTCGTTGATGGGCCGTTTAAAAAACTTACAGGTGGTTGGACGTTTAAAGCGTTAGATGAAACTGCATGTAAAGTAACTCTGGATTTAGATTTTGTATTTAGCAGTAAATTAGTGGAAGTAGCGTTTGGGCGTATTTTTTCTGACTTAGTGAATAATATGGTGCAATCTTTTACAGAGCGTGCAAAAGAGGTTTATGGTGTCGACCAAAATTAA
- a CDS encoding RnfH family protein, which yields MVSTKINVDVIYALPKEQITFTVSLDQGATAQQAIEASGILVKYPEIELNKNKLGIYSRLIKLDTVVQDGERVEIYRPLTADPKEMRKRRAEKAKEDGRIHEKTGQKIR from the coding sequence ATGGTGTCGACCAAAATTAATGTAGACGTTATTTATGCATTACCGAAAGAACAAATTACCTTTACGGTAAGTTTAGATCAAGGTGCGACAGCTCAGCAAGCGATTGAAGCGTCAGGTATATTAGTCAAATATCCTGAGATTGAGCTAAATAAAAATAAATTAGGTATCTATAGTCGCTTAATCAAACTGGATACTGTGGTTCAAGATGGTGAACGTGTTGAGATATATAGGCCGTTAACTGCCGATCCTAAAGAAATGCGTAAACGCCGTGCTGAAAAAGCCAAAGAAGATGGGCGGATTCACGAAAAAACAGGCCAAAAAATAAGATAG
- the bamE gene encoding outer membrane protein assembly factor BamE, producing MRLKHLLIAGLAIFSLSGCSILEKLVYKIDIPQGNYVEDDQVDKLRVDMTKEQVTFVLGSPMLVDSFDRDVWNYLYRFKTGRGEVTSKQLVLTFESEKLKTVVGDYPLNPNFSTPLDQ from the coding sequence ATGCGCTTAAAACACTTACTCATTGCAGGCTTGGCCATCTTCAGTTTATCGGGCTGTTCAATTCTTGAAAAACTAGTTTATAAAATTGATATTCCACAAGGTAATTATGTCGAAGATGATCAAGTAGACAAATTACGTGTTGATATGACGAAAGAACAAGTTACTTTTGTACTTGGTAGTCCAATGTTGGTTGATTCATTTGACCGTGATGTGTGGAATTACTTATATCGCTTCAAAACAGGACGTGGCGAAGTAACAAGTAAGCAACTGGTATTAACCTTTGAAAGTGAGAAGCTGAAAACAGTGGTTGGTGATTATCCGCTAAACCCTAATTTTTCAACGCCACTTGATCAATAG
- the recN gene encoding DNA repair protein RecN — translation MLTQLTIHNFAIVKFLELELKSGMTTVTGETGAGKSIAIDALGLALGSRADASTVRPGEKKAEISAIFTVEASSLAYKWLAEHELNNEDECILRRVITAEGRSKGYINGVPVPLQQLKALSQYLVQVHGQHAHQTLLKPEIQLAILDGYASHTKLQTSVRDSYRDWHNLADEEKKLIQNQQQRAARQQLLQYQVSELDEFALADGEYSQIEAEHKLLANSTELVQECMTSLDTLYENEDNTICSMLQIVTQRLENLLDMDPKLKSITDTLQEAVVLAEEAGNELRSYTDNLDRDPEQFEYLDERLGKALELARKHQVPADQLATHHQMLKSELDNIAGDDERIESIKLELQESEAKYHQQATKLSSSRQKYAKQLNKLITASMHELSMENGCFEITLESSEHKTPNPQGLDNINFLVSTNPGQPLQALGKVASGGELSRISLAIQVITAQKISTPTLIFDEVDVGISGQTASIVGNLLRQLGNKTQVMCVTHLPQVASKGHQQMFVSKTTDGKTTETCMKPLSQEKRIEELARLLGGDKITTSTLSNAAEMLV, via the coding sequence ATGCTAACGCAACTCACTATTCATAATTTTGCTATCGTTAAATTTTTAGAACTTGAACTAAAGTCAGGCATGACAACCGTAACTGGTGAAACAGGTGCAGGCAAATCCATAGCCATTGATGCGCTTGGTCTTGCTTTAGGTTCTCGTGCCGATGCCAGTACAGTTAGGCCCGGCGAGAAAAAAGCTGAAATCAGCGCCATTTTTACCGTAGAAGCAAGTTCCCTCGCCTACAAATGGCTAGCCGAGCACGAATTAAATAATGAAGATGAATGTATCCTGCGCCGTGTTATCACTGCAGAAGGCCGATCTAAAGGCTATATCAATGGTGTCCCCGTCCCATTACAACAACTAAAAGCACTGTCTCAATATTTGGTTCAGGTACATGGACAACATGCACATCAAACTTTATTAAAACCAGAAATCCAATTAGCGATCCTCGATGGTTATGCCAGCCATACAAAATTACAGACGAGCGTCCGTGATAGTTACCGAGATTGGCATAATTTAGCGGATGAAGAAAAGAAACTAATACAAAACCAGCAACAACGGGCAGCCAGACAACAGCTATTACAATATCAAGTATCAGAGCTTGACGAGTTTGCCTTAGCCGATGGTGAATATAGCCAGATTGAAGCTGAACATAAACTTTTAGCCAACAGCACTGAATTAGTCCAAGAGTGTATGACGAGTTTAGACACACTGTATGAGAATGAAGACAATACCATCTGCAGCATGTTGCAAATAGTAACTCAGCGTTTAGAAAACTTGCTAGACATGGACCCAAAATTAAAGTCAATCACAGATACCTTGCAAGAAGCTGTTGTACTAGCCGAAGAAGCCGGTAATGAACTTCGCAGTTACACAGATAATCTTGACCGCGACCCTGAACAATTTGAATACCTTGATGAACGTTTAGGTAAGGCCTTAGAGCTCGCACGTAAACACCAAGTACCCGCAGATCAGCTCGCGACACATCACCAAATGCTAAAATCTGAATTAGACAATATTGCCGGTGACGATGAACGAATTGAGAGTATCAAGCTAGAGCTACAAGAATCTGAAGCTAAGTATCATCAACAAGCAACAAAACTATCATCAAGTCGTCAAAAATACGCAAAGCAGTTAAACAAACTGATCACGGCAAGCATGCATGAACTGAGTATGGAAAATGGTTGTTTTGAAATAACCCTTGAAAGCAGTGAACATAAAACACCAAATCCACAAGGTTTGGATAATATTAATTTCTTAGTTTCAACGAACCCAGGGCAACCATTACAAGCACTAGGTAAAGTGGCATCAGGTGGTGAGTTATCACGTATAAGCTTAGCAATCCAAGTAATCACAGCGCAGAAAATATCAACACCAACGTTAATCTTTGATGAAGTAGATGTGGGAATCTCAGGGCAAACCGCCTCTATTGTTGGCAATCTATTACGCCAATTAGGCAATAAAACCCAAGTTATGTGCGTGACTCATTTACCGCAAGTCGCCTCCAAAGGTCATCAACAAATGTTTGTGAGTAAAACCACCGATGGTAAAACTACCGAAACCTGCATGAAGCCCTTAAGCCAAGAAAAACGTATTGAAGAGTTAGCGCGTTTACTTGGAGGAGACAAGATCACCACATCGACGTTAAGTAATGCTGCAGAAATGTTAGTTTAA
- the nadK gene encoding NAD(+) kinase, protein MKREFKTIGLIGKPKHPETTKTLIALHNFLTEHQYKVIVDSRVSQDLCMDNIASRPLMDLGEEADLAIVVGGDGNMLGAGRVLSRFDIAVIGVNRGNLGFLTDLDPEAFDDHLLGVLKGEYISEKRILLNTSIYRYGMLKATNLAFNETILHPGKIPAMIEFEVYIDDSFMLSQRADGLLVSTPTGSTAYSLSAGGPILSPSLEAITLMAMFPHTLSSRPIVINANSTIKLVVSPNNEENMMVSCDGHVHIGVLPGDEIIIKRDKNHLNLIHPKSYDYFNVLREKLGWGSKLF, encoded by the coding sequence ATGAAGAGAGAATTCAAAACCATCGGGTTAATCGGAAAACCCAAACACCCAGAAACAACCAAAACCCTTATTGCCCTACACAATTTTTTAACCGAACACCAATACAAGGTTATTGTTGACAGTCGTGTATCTCAAGACCTATGCATGGATAATATCGCATCACGGCCACTGATGGACCTAGGTGAAGAAGCGGATCTTGCCATTGTGGTGGGTGGTGACGGCAACATGCTTGGTGCTGGTCGCGTATTATCCCGTTTTGATATTGCCGTTATCGGGGTTAACCGGGGTAATTTAGGTTTCCTTACCGATCTTGATCCAGAAGCTTTTGATGACCATTTATTGGGCGTACTTAAAGGCGAGTACATCTCGGAAAAGCGTATTTTATTAAACACATCTATTTATCGCTACGGGATGTTAAAAGCCACCAACTTGGCCTTTAATGAAACTATCTTACACCCAGGTAAGATCCCCGCGATGATTGAATTTGAAGTCTACATTGATGATAGCTTTATGCTGAGCCAACGTGCCGATGGCCTATTAGTCTCAACACCTACAGGTTCAACAGCTTATTCGTTATCTGCCGGTGGTCCAATCCTATCTCCAAGTCTAGAAGCAATCACCTTAATGGCGATGTTCCCTCATACACTGTCAAGCCGCCCTATTGTCATCAACGCCAATAGCACGATTAAATTAGTTGTTTCGCCAAATAATGAAGAAAATATGATGGTCAGTTGTGATGGCCACGTCCACATTGGCGTGCTTCCTGGTGATGAAATTATCATCAAACGAGATAAAAACCATCTCAATTTGATCCATCCGAAAAGCTATGATTACTTTAATGTTTTACGTGAAAAATTAGGCTGGGGAAGCAAATTATTTTAG
- the grpE gene encoding nucleotide exchange factor GrpE: MSSEKQKVQAENKVEEQLVTETEAQPVVEDVTVEDVTVEEATVEVDESVARIAALEAELAKATASAAEFKDTALRAKADADNIRRRAAIDVDKAKKFALEKFANELLPVIDNMERGLLHVDKANEALLPLIEGIELTAKSLESALEKFGVKSVNPEGEKFNPELHQAMSMIESADVEPNTVITVMQKGYELNGRLIRPAMVMISKAVATPTPTIDTQA, translated from the coding sequence ATGAGCAGCGAAAAGCAAAAAGTACAGGCTGAAAATAAAGTTGAAGAGCAATTAGTAACAGAAACTGAAGCACAGCCTGTAGTTGAAGATGTTACAGTTGAAGATGTTACAGTTGAAGAAGCGACTGTGGAAGTTGATGAGTCTGTAGCACGCATCGCTGCATTAGAAGCTGAACTAGCGAAAGCAACTGCATCAGCAGCTGAATTTAAAGATACTGCATTACGTGCGAAAGCTGATGCTGATAACATTCGTCGCCGTGCTGCGATTGATGTTGATAAAGCAAAAAAATTCGCGCTAGAAAAGTTTGCTAATGAATTACTGCCTGTTATTGATAACATGGAACGTGGTTTGTTACATGTTGATAAAGCAAATGAAGCATTACTACCATTGATTGAAGGTATTGAGCTAACAGCTAAATCACTGGAATCTGCATTAGAAAAATTTGGGGTTAAATCTGTTAACCCTGAAGGTGAAAAATTCAACCCTGAGTTACATCAGGCAATGAGCATGATTGAAAGTGCTGATGTTGAACCAAATACAGTGATTACTGTGATGCAAAAAGGTTATGAACTAAATGGTCGTCTAATCCGACCTGCAATGGTGATGATCTCAAAAGCGGTAGCAACACCAACTCCAACAATTGATACGCAAGCTTAA
- a CDS encoding anhydro-N-acetylmuramic acid kinase, which translates to MPNKRELYIGLMSGTSIDGIDAALVAFEHGKCQLITQHLQAMPAKLTAQLHQLCRPNDNEISTLATIEQPLAETFALACEQLLAKTQYTAKDITAIGSHGQTVRHHPEHGFTLQIGDANVLAALTNIDTVADFRRKDMALGGQGAPLVPAFHQAVFQHQSINRAIINVGGLANITYLPSLQQNKSIIGYDTGPGNTLLDAWFTAKNNSLKSYDEDGQWAKSGVVIESLLTSLLKHEFFALIPPKSTGRELFNLAWLQGYLDILAVPYSNADVQRTLTRFTAVSVANEVNKLMLSNNDGDINGEVYICGGGAANPLLMADLALLLPVTPVMTTTEIGIDPDWVEAIAFAWLAKQHIHKQPGNLPAVTGASRLAILGAFYPAG; encoded by the coding sequence ATGCCAAACAAACGTGAGTTATATATCGGACTGATGTCTGGAACCAGTATTGATGGTATTGATGCTGCCTTAGTCGCATTTGAGCATGGCAAGTGCCAACTTATTACCCAGCACTTACAAGCTATGCCTGCGAAGTTAACGGCTCAACTGCATCAATTGTGTCGTCCTAACGACAATGAAATAAGCACACTTGCCACCATCGAGCAACCGCTTGCAGAAACCTTTGCGCTTGCTTGTGAGCAATTGCTGGCTAAAACACAGTATACAGCCAAAGACATCACAGCTATTGGTTCTCATGGTCAAACGGTACGTCACCACCCCGAGCATGGCTTCACCTTACAAATCGGTGATGCTAATGTTCTTGCTGCCTTGACCAATATTGATACCGTCGCTGACTTTAGACGCAAAGATATGGCCCTTGGTGGTCAAGGTGCGCCCTTAGTCCCTGCTTTCCATCAGGCTGTATTTCAACACCAGAGTATCAATCGCGCCATTATTAATGTTGGCGGTTTAGCCAATATTACCTATTTACCTAGTTTGCAGCAGAATAAATCCATTATTGGCTATGATACTGGTCCGGGGAATACCCTACTCGACGCCTGGTTTACTGCTAAAAATAACAGCCTAAAAAGCTACGATGAAGATGGCCAATGGGCAAAATCAGGGGTTGTTATTGAGTCTTTACTAACTTCATTGCTAAAGCATGAATTTTTTGCGCTAATCCCCCCCAAAAGTACGGGTCGAGAATTATTTAATTTAGCTTGGCTACAAGGCTATTTAGACATTTTAGCGGTCCCTTATTCAAATGCTGATGTCCAACGAACATTAACTCGCTTTACTGCAGTCTCGGTTGCGAATGAAGTCAATAAATTAATGCTTAGCAATAATGATGGGGATATAAATGGTGAGGTGTATATTTGTGGTGGTGGTGCGGCCAACCCATTATTAATGGCCGACTTGGCACTATTATTACCAGTTACACCAGTAATGACGACCACAGAGATAGGTATTGACCCCGATTGGGTTGAAGCAATTGCGTTTGCTTGGTTAGCAAAACAACATATTCATAAACAACCAGGTAATTTGCCCGCTGTAACTGGCGCAAGCCGTTTGGCTATTTTAGGTGCTTTTTATCCAGCTGGTTAA
- a CDS encoding peptidoglycan DD-metalloendopeptidase family protein: protein MSFGNRFKQLPKQHRTFILIIFGLIITLLLLPVSTSAPLSSDADSFYIYQVGDRYSLKLPRITSAENKPVKSRLTSEEIIVRAGDNLSLIGQRSHLSTKTIYEIDKLSSAKRLRSIYPGQKLTITTNNDGQFVELIYPYSATESLHINKTADGYTTNTLKNKIEVRETFTRAVITSNFWNAGVKGKMPAKQIMNLATIFGWDIDFALDIRAGDSFAVIYEEQYIDGDFVSTGNILAAEFINQGDKFQAVRHKDGSYYTPSGRSMRKAFLRAPVNFKYISSSFNRNRRHPVTGRVRAHNGIDYAARTGTPIVSAGDGKVIASAYNRFNGNYVFIKHNANIVTKYLHMNKRSVKQGQRVKQNQKIGTVGATGRVTGPHLHYEFLVNGKHKNPKTVSLPKAESLRGSEKAKFVSEAKGIIEQLENNAKLYSLIAR from the coding sequence ATGTCATTCGGTAACCGTTTTAAGCAATTACCAAAACAGCACCGAACCTTCATTCTGATTATCTTTGGTTTGATCATTACACTGCTGTTACTCCCAGTCTCCACCAGCGCTCCACTATCATCAGATGCAGACTCTTTTTATATATACCAAGTTGGTGATCGTTACAGTTTAAAATTACCTCGCATCACCTCGGCAGAAAATAAACCGGTTAAATCACGATTAACCAGTGAGGAAATTATTGTTCGCGCGGGTGATAACCTATCGTTAATTGGTCAACGTAGCCATTTATCGACAAAAACCATCTATGAAATAGACAAATTGTCATCGGCTAAACGCTTACGCAGTATCTATCCAGGACAAAAACTAACCATCACAACGAATAACGATGGCCAATTTGTTGAGCTTATTTACCCTTACAGCGCCACCGAATCGTTACACATTAATAAAACAGCTGATGGTTACACAACTAACACCCTTAAAAATAAAATAGAGGTAAGAGAAACATTCACGCGTGCAGTGATCACCAGTAACTTCTGGAATGCAGGAGTTAAAGGTAAGATGCCTGCAAAACAAATCATGAACTTAGCCACAATATTTGGTTGGGATATCGATTTCGCCCTCGATATTCGAGCGGGCGACAGTTTTGCCGTGATTTATGAAGAACAATATATTGATGGTGATTTTGTTTCTACAGGTAATATCCTTGCCGCAGAGTTCATCAACCAAGGAGATAAATTTCAAGCGGTACGCCATAAAGATGGCAGCTACTATACCCCGTCAGGACGCTCTATGCGTAAAGCCTTCTTGCGCGCTCCGGTAAACTTTAAATATATCAGTTCTAGTTTTAACCGTAATCGCCGTCATCCAGTAACAGGCAGAGTACGTGCGCATAATGGTATTGATTACGCAGCTAGAACAGGTACCCCGATTGTATCTGCGGGTGACGGTAAAGTTATCGCATCTGCTTATAACCGCTTTAACGGTAATTACGTCTTTATTAAACATAACGCTAATATTGTCACTAAATATCTGCACATGAATAAGCGCAGTGTCAAACAAGGACAGCGGGTTAAACAGAATCAAAAAATTGGCACGGTTGGTGCGACGGGTCGCGTAACGGGCCCCCATTTACATTATGAATTCTTAGTCAATGGTAAGCACAAAAATCCAAAAACAGTGTCACTACCAAAAGCAGAGTCATTACGCGGTAGTGAAAAGGCCAAGTTTGTTTCCGAAGCGAAAGGCATCATAGAGCAATTGGAAAATAATGCGAAATTATACAGTTTAATCGCACGATAA
- the tyrS gene encoding tyrosine--tRNA ligase, producing the protein MTQINDALREIKRGTEEILVEEELVAKLKEGRPLRIKLGADPTGADLHLGHTVILNKLRQFQDLGHEVIFLIGDFTATVGDPSGKNSTRPPLTREDVLVNAKTYTDQVFKILDESKTRIEFNSTWLNELGAAGMIRLASQQTVARMLERDDFKKRYASNQGIAIHEFMYPLLQGYDSVALQSDVELGGTDQKFNLLMGRELQKAEGQKPQTVIMMPLLVGLDGVKKMSKSANNYIGVTDAPNEMFGKIMSITDELMWNYFELLSFRPLAEIEKFKADIAADAVNPRDVKISLAKEIIARFHDEAAAESAHNDFTQRFSKNAIPDEMPEFDFAVSDAIAIANLLKGAGLVSGTSEAMRMIKQGAVKIDGEKVEDTRLVPTAGTAVYQVGKRKFARITLG; encoded by the coding sequence ATGACGCAAATCAATGATGCGTTACGTGAAATCAAACGTGGTACAGAAGAAATCCTAGTTGAAGAAGAATTAGTAGCAAAACTGAAAGAAGGTCGTCCGCTAAGAATTAAATTAGGTGCTGATCCAACAGGTGCTGATCTACATTTAGGCCATACTGTTATCTTAAACAAGTTACGTCAATTTCAAGATCTTGGTCATGAAGTTATCTTCTTGATTGGTGACTTCACTGCAACCGTGGGAGACCCGTCAGGTAAAAACTCGACACGTCCACCACTAACACGTGAAGATGTACTTGTTAATGCGAAAACGTATACAGATCAAGTATTCAAAATTTTAGATGAATCAAAAACACGCATTGAATTTAACTCTACGTGGTTAAACGAATTAGGTGCTGCGGGCATGATCCGTTTGGCGTCGCAACAAACAGTTGCACGTATGCTAGAGCGTGATGACTTCAAAAAACGCTATGCGTCAAATCAAGGTATCGCGATCCACGAATTTATGTACCCATTATTACAAGGTTATGATTCAGTTGCGCTGCAATCGGATGTTGAGCTTGGCGGTACAGATCAAAAATTCAACCTATTAATGGGTCGTGAATTACAAAAAGCAGAAGGTCAAAAGCCACAAACGGTCATCATGATGCCACTGCTTGTTGGTCTTGATGGCGTGAAAAAAATGTCTAAATCAGCGAACAACTATATTGGTGTAACAGATGCACCGAATGAGATGTTCGGTAAGATCATGTCGATCACTGATGAGTTGATGTGGAACTACTTCGAATTATTATCATTCCGTCCATTAGCTGAAATTGAAAAGTTCAAAGCTGATATCGCGGCAGATGCTGTTAATCCACGTGATGTTAAAATTTCATTAGCAAAAGAAATCATTGCCCGTTTTCACGATGAAGCGGCAGCAGAAAGCGCACATAATGACTTCACGCAGCGTTTTTCAAAAAATGCGATCCCAGATGAAATGCCAGAGTTTGATTTTGCAGTAAGTGATGCAATCGCAATTGCTAACTTATTAAAAGGTGCTGGCTTAGTATCAGGGACATCGGAAGCGATGCGTATGATCAAGCAGGGTGCTGTTAAGATTGATGGCGAAAAAGTAGAAGATACACGTCTTGTGCCGACTGCGGGTACAGCCGTATACCAAGTCGGTAAACGTAAGTTTGCACGTATTACACTTGGCTAA
- a CDS encoding trimeric intracellular cation channel family protein translates to MDMIYLLDLAGTAVFAISGVQVAGQMRMDPFGATVLAAVTAIGGGTIRDAILDVGPAFWVHDPVYLTVIILTSMLTILFANRNHRMPPILLPLADAAGLALFTVLGTQKALAYGAPGMTAVVMGVITGVAGGIIRDLLASRVPMVLQKDIYATASVLGGLVYTGALLIGITEGLAMLLAMTGVFTLRMAAVHWHLRLPIFVLKHHRS, encoded by the coding sequence ATGGATATGATTTATTTACTCGATTTAGCGGGTACCGCCGTTTTTGCAATATCAGGCGTACAAGTTGCTGGGCAGATGCGCATGGACCCATTTGGCGCTACAGTATTGGCTGCCGTAACCGCGATTGGAGGAGGCACAATACGTGATGCTATTTTAGATGTAGGCCCTGCATTCTGGGTGCACGACCCCGTTTACCTCACCGTTATTATTCTGACGTCTATGTTAACCATTTTGTTTGCTAACCGTAATCATCGCATGCCGCCAATATTATTACCCCTTGCGGATGCAGCAGGCTTAGCCTTATTCACCGTACTGGGTACGCAGAAAGCCTTAGCTTATGGCGCGCCGGGGATGACCGCGGTAGTTATGGGCGTGATCACCGGTGTTGCAGGGGGTATTATTAGAGACTTGTTAGCCAGTCGCGTGCCGATGGTATTACAAAAAGATATTTATGCGACGGCATCTGTCTTGGGTGGCCTGGTTTATACCGGCGCACTACTCATTGGCATAACTGAAGGTTTAGCGATGTTACTTGCTATGACAGGGGTATTTACACTTCGAATGGCCGCAGTACATTGGCATTTAAGATTACCTATCTTTGTTTTAAAACACCACCGCTCGTAA
- the greA gene encoding transcription elongation factor GreA: MSNIIPMTARGADNLREELERLKTVRRPEIVNSIAEAREHGDLKENAEYHAAREEQGFCEGRIQDIEGKLSNCQIIDVTKMANNGRVIFGCTVTIYNTETEEEITYNLVGDDEANIKQNRISINSPIARGLVGKSVDDVAVVTTPGGAIEFEIVSVEYI, from the coding sequence ATGAGTAATATTATCCCAATGACTGCACGTGGTGCAGATAATTTACGTGAAGAGCTCGAACGTCTTAAAACTGTTCGCCGTCCTGAAATTGTGAATTCAATTGCTGAAGCGCGTGAGCACGGCGATTTAAAAGAAAATGCGGAATACCATGCGGCACGTGAAGAGCAAGGGTTTTGTGAAGGCCGTATTCAAGATATTGAAGGCAAGTTATCAAATTGCCAAATTATTGATGTAACAAAAATGGCAAACAATGGTCGTGTTATTTTTGGTTGCACAGTGACAATTTATAACACTGAAACGGAAGAGGAGATCACTTACAACCTAGTGGGTGATGATGAAGCGAATATTAAACAAAACCGCATTTCAATTAATTCACCAATTGCGCGTGGTTTAGTAGGCAAAAGTGTCGATGATGTTGCGGTTGTGACGACACCGGGCGGCGCGATTGAATTTGAAATTGTATCGGTAGAATATATCTAA
- the yhbY gene encoding ribosome assembly RNA-binding protein YhbY → MALSNKQKQHLKGLAHSLKPVILLGQHGLTEGVMAEIEVALAHHELIKIKVASEDRDQKALVMDTIVKEANAEKVQSIGHTLVIYRTSDEKKIILPKK, encoded by the coding sequence ATGGCATTAAGCAACAAACAAAAGCAACACCTAAAAGGTTTAGCACATTCATTAAAACCTGTCATCTTACTAGGCCAACACGGCTTAACAGAAGGTGTAATGGCTGAAATTGAAGTAGCGCTAGCACATCATGAATTAATCAAAATTAAAGTTGCGTCAGAAGACCGTGACCAAAAAGCATTAGTAATGGATACCATTGTAAAAGAAGCTAACGCAGAAAAAGTACAAAGTATTGGCCACACACTGGTCATTTATCGTACAAGTGATGAAAAGAAAATCATACTGCCAAAAAAATAA
- the rlmE gene encoding 23S rRNA (uridine(2552)-2'-O)-methyltransferase RlmE, giving the protein MTPTPKKKSTQKGSSKNWLQEHHNDKYVKDAKKQGLRSRATFKLEEIQAKDKLLKPGMNIVDLGAAPGGWSQYAVKQLGDRGRVIACDILAMDPIAGVDFLQGDFRDEKVLSALLAKVGDGQIDVVISDMAPNMSGNIGVDQPASMYLVELALEMCREVLKPNGSFAVKVFQGEGFEQFMKDVRSMFTVVKTRKPDSSRARSREVFIVATGYKG; this is encoded by the coding sequence ATGACCCCGACACCGAAGAAAAAAAGTACCCAAAAGGGCAGTTCAAAGAATTGGCTGCAAGAGCATCACAACGATAAATATGTGAAAGATGCGAAGAAGCAAGGGTTGCGTTCACGTGCGACTTTTAAACTTGAAGAAATTCAAGCAAAAGATAAATTATTAAAACCGGGTATGAATATTGTTGACCTTGGTGCAGCTCCTGGTGGTTGGTCACAATATGCGGTTAAACAATTAGGTGATAGAGGTCGTGTTATTGCTTGTGATATTTTAGCTATGGATCCAATTGCTGGAGTCGATTTCTTGCAAGGTGATTTCCGAGATGAAAAAGTATTATCAGCATTACTGGCTAAAGTCGGTGATGGTCAGATTGACGTAGTGATTTCTGATATGGCACCAAATATGAGTGGCAATATCGGTGTCGATCAGCCCGCTTCAATGTACTTGGTTGAACTTGCTCTCGAAATGTGTCGTGAAGTGCTTAAACCAAATGGCAGTTTTGCGGTCAAAGTATTCCAAGGTGAAGGTTTTGAGCAATTCATGAAAGATGTACGTAGTATGTTTACTGTAGTTAAAACCAGAAAGCCGGATTCATCACGTGCTCGTTCACGCGAAGTTTTCATTGTTGCGACAGGTTATAAAGGCTAA